A window of Panthera leo isolate Ple1 chromosome D2, P.leo_Ple1_pat1.1, whole genome shotgun sequence contains these coding sequences:
- the PHYHIPL gene encoding phytanoyl-CoA hydroxylase-interacting protein-like isoform X1, whose translation MEVPRLDHTLNSPTSPCEEVIKNLSLEAIQLCDRDGNKSQDSGIAEMEELPVPHNIKISNITCDSFKISWEMDSKSKDRITHYFIDLNKKENKNSNKFKHKDVPTKLVAKAVPLPMTVRGHWFLSPRTEYTVAVQTASKQVDGDYVVSEWSEIIEFCTADYSKVHLTQLLEKAEVIAGRMLKFSVFYRNQHKEYFDYIREHHGNAMQPSVKDNSGSHGSPISGKLEGIFFSCSTEFNTGKPPQDSPYGRYRFEIAAEKLFNPNTNLYFGDFYCMYTAYHYVILVIAPVGSPGDEFCKQRLPQLNSKDNKFLTCTEEDGVLVYHHAQDVILEVIYTDPVDLSLGTVAEITGHQLMSLSTANAKKDPSCKTCNISVGR comes from the exons GGAACAAATCACAAGACAGTGGCATAGCAGAAATGGAAGAACTTCCAGTACCACATAATATCAAAATAAGCAACATTACATGTGACTCATTCAAGATTTCATGGGAAATGGATTCAAAGTCAAAGGACCGTATTACACACTATTTCATTGACCTCaataagaaagagaacaagaactCCAATAAATTTAAGCACAAG GATGTTCCAACAAAATTGGTGGCAAAAGCTGTTCCCTTGCCAATGACTGTCCGTGGACACTGGTTTTTGAGCCCAAGAACTGAGTATACAGTCGCAGTGCAGACTGCCTCAAAACAGGTTGATGGTGATTATGTTGTGTCTGAATGGAGTGAAATTATAGAATTCTGCACAGCAg aCTATTCAAAAGTTCATCTAACACAGCTGTTGGAGAAGGCTGAAGTGATTGCAGGACGGAtgcttaaattttctgttttttatcgTAACCAACACAAAGAATATTTTGACTATATTCG AGAACATCATGGGAATGCTATGCAGCCATCTGTCAAGGATAACAGTGGTAGCCATGGCTCTCCTATCAGTGGAAAATTAGAAGGCATCTTCTTCAGCTGCAGCACTGAATTCAATACTGGGAAGCCACCCCAGGATTCACCTTACGGAAGATACAGGTTTGAGATTGCAGCAGAAAAACTTTTTAACCCCAATACTAACTTATACTTTGGGGACTTCTACTGTATGTACACTGCTTATCATTATGTGATTCTTGTTATTGCCCCTGTGGGATCACCAGGAGATGAATTTTGTAAGCAGCGCCTTCCTCAGCTAAATTCCAAGGATAATAAATTTTTGACCTGCACAGAAGAAGATGGGGTGCTGGTTTACCACCATGCCCAGGATGTCATTTTAGAAGTCATTTACACTGATCCTGTGGATCTTTCTCTGGGCACTGTAGCAGAAATCACTGGTCATCAGCTCATGAGTTTGTCTACTGCAAATGCAAAGAAAGATCCCAGCTGCAAAACCTGTAATATCAGTGTTGGACGTTAA
- the PHYHIPL gene encoding phytanoyl-CoA hydroxylase-interacting protein-like isoform X2, which translates to MEELPVPHNIKISNITCDSFKISWEMDSKSKDRITHYFIDLNKKENKNSNKFKHKDVPTKLVAKAVPLPMTVRGHWFLSPRTEYTVAVQTASKQVDGDYVVSEWSEIIEFCTADYSKVHLTQLLEKAEVIAGRMLKFSVFYRNQHKEYFDYIREHHGNAMQPSVKDNSGSHGSPISGKLEGIFFSCSTEFNTGKPPQDSPYGRYRFEIAAEKLFNPNTNLYFGDFYCMYTAYHYVILVIAPVGSPGDEFCKQRLPQLNSKDNKFLTCTEEDGVLVYHHAQDVILEVIYTDPVDLSLGTVAEITGHQLMSLSTANAKKDPSCKTCNISVGR; encoded by the exons ATGGAAGAACTTCCAGTACCACATAATATCAAAATAAGCAACATTACATGTGACTCATTCAAGATTTCATGGGAAATGGATTCAAAGTCAAAGGACCGTATTACACACTATTTCATTGACCTCaataagaaagagaacaagaactCCAATAAATTTAAGCACAAG GATGTTCCAACAAAATTGGTGGCAAAAGCTGTTCCCTTGCCAATGACTGTCCGTGGACACTGGTTTTTGAGCCCAAGAACTGAGTATACAGTCGCAGTGCAGACTGCCTCAAAACAGGTTGATGGTGATTATGTTGTGTCTGAATGGAGTGAAATTATAGAATTCTGCACAGCAg aCTATTCAAAAGTTCATCTAACACAGCTGTTGGAGAAGGCTGAAGTGATTGCAGGACGGAtgcttaaattttctgttttttatcgTAACCAACACAAAGAATATTTTGACTATATTCG AGAACATCATGGGAATGCTATGCAGCCATCTGTCAAGGATAACAGTGGTAGCCATGGCTCTCCTATCAGTGGAAAATTAGAAGGCATCTTCTTCAGCTGCAGCACTGAATTCAATACTGGGAAGCCACCCCAGGATTCACCTTACGGAAGATACAGGTTTGAGATTGCAGCAGAAAAACTTTTTAACCCCAATACTAACTTATACTTTGGGGACTTCTACTGTATGTACACTGCTTATCATTATGTGATTCTTGTTATTGCCCCTGTGGGATCACCAGGAGATGAATTTTGTAAGCAGCGCCTTCCTCAGCTAAATTCCAAGGATAATAAATTTTTGACCTGCACAGAAGAAGATGGGGTGCTGGTTTACCACCATGCCCAGGATGTCATTTTAGAAGTCATTTACACTGATCCTGTGGATCTTTCTCTGGGCACTGTAGCAGAAATCACTGGTCATCAGCTCATGAGTTTGTCTACTGCAAATGCAAAGAAAGATCCCAGCTGCAAAACCTGTAATATCAGTGTTGGACGTTAA